From a region of the Ponticoccus alexandrii genome:
- a CDS encoding sigma-54-dependent Fis family transcriptional regulator, with product MSVFSFCLVARRRCSVYERTGGLQTLAEMVPFPSGEGIAEREEPVKSPLMEARKSLARNGVFAHGAVPEVIADSWHRCLDLGLNATDKPVDAVLSYNLLRQARERNEALIAIVRPELELLSKQIAGTNFMTAFADCDGTVLEAIMDTEFSSSGCSRSIRPGSIWREDVRGTNALGLALFSGESSMVTGYEHFFLNQCGVSCISAPIFDSTGQIVGLLDTSSEIAARQFHTKALVDMAVINIENRLFVESHRGDHIIQFHPRQEYLATQSVGMISFSDDGAITGANRRAGDILSGIDLAVPRTFEDVFRGSFGQMLSTADSIRLVDWLNASYFARIRLTRPTRTIRSAAVPLAAKPVYAVSGSGKTHVFGDEHVRSSFRNAERALKIGLPFRVVGGPGTGRTTLLRRVHENVDPVRPLIAVDCRIAGTGGADGTLTAQTQYEAQVDTIHGDGGGTLVLEHLSAMAAPSARSLAHLVRQLLEPAAGARWLIAATDDTDGALPDDWCESARAILSRVTQMTIHLPPLSERTDFQQIAKAMMAGISPSHQLGHAALAQLEKLSRPRNLVDLETQLRILAVRCPVGVIRAEQVQRYLHTGGQQPDVCQRCAGHAVREAKCREINRAFRQCGSNVALTARKIGVSRNTVYSHIVK from the coding sequence GTGAGCGTGTTCAGTTTCTGCCTTGTCGCGAGGCGAAGGTGCTCAGTTTATGAACGCACAGGAGGATTACAGACCCTGGCAGAGATGGTACCCTTTCCGTCGGGGGAAGGCATTGCGGAACGGGAGGAGCCAGTGAAATCGCCATTGATGGAGGCCCGTAAGTCACTGGCACGAAACGGTGTTTTTGCGCATGGCGCGGTGCCCGAGGTCATCGCCGACAGCTGGCATCGCTGCCTCGATCTGGGGCTGAACGCGACGGATAAACCCGTGGACGCCGTGCTGTCCTACAACCTGCTGCGGCAGGCCCGCGAACGCAACGAGGCCCTGATCGCCATTGTCCGGCCCGAGCTTGAACTTCTGAGCAAGCAGATCGCCGGGACAAACTTCATGACGGCTTTCGCGGATTGCGACGGCACCGTGTTAGAGGCGATCATGGATACCGAGTTCAGCAGCTCCGGATGTTCCCGCAGCATCCGGCCCGGCTCTATCTGGCGCGAGGATGTGCGCGGCACAAATGCTCTGGGCCTGGCTTTGTTCAGCGGTGAAAGCAGCATGGTTACCGGCTACGAGCACTTCTTTCTGAACCAGTGCGGCGTTTCGTGCATCTCGGCTCCGATATTCGACAGCACCGGGCAGATCGTCGGCCTTCTGGACACCTCGTCGGAAATCGCCGCACGGCAGTTCCATACCAAGGCGCTGGTCGATATGGCGGTGATCAACATCGAGAACCGCCTTTTTGTCGAAAGCCATCGCGGCGACCACATCATCCAGTTCCATCCGCGCCAGGAATACCTTGCCACCCAAAGCGTCGGGATGATCAGTTTTTCCGACGACGGGGCCATCACCGGCGCCAACCGCCGCGCCGGCGACATCCTGTCCGGCATCGACCTTGCCGTCCCGCGCACATTCGAAGACGTGTTCCGGGGTAGCTTTGGACAGATGCTCTCCACGGCGGACTCGATCCGCCTCGTCGATTGGCTGAATGCCTCGTATTTTGCCCGCATCCGTCTGACACGCCCGACGCGCACGATCCGGTCGGCGGCGGTCCCACTCGCGGCAAAGCCTGTCTATGCCGTCTCCGGGTCCGGCAAGACGCATGTTTTCGGAGATGAGCACGTCCGCAGCAGTTTTCGGAACGCCGAACGCGCCCTGAAGATCGGCCTGCCCTTTCGGGTTGTGGGCGGACCGGGAACCGGTCGCACAACCCTTCTGCGAAGGGTTCATGAAAATGTGGATCCCGTCCGCCCCCTGATCGCGGTAGATTGCAGGATCGCCGGAACCGGAGGCGCGGACGGCACGCTGACGGCCCAGACCCAGTACGAGGCACAGGTCGACACGATCCATGGCGATGGTGGCGGGACGCTGGTGCTCGAACATCTTTCGGCGATGGCTGCCCCGTCCGCCAGGTCTTTGGCGCATCTGGTCAGGCAACTGCTGGAACCTGCGGCGGGGGCACGATGGTTGATCGCGGCGACCGACGACACCGACGGAGCACTGCCGGACGACTGGTGCGAGAGCGCGCGGGCGATCCTCTCACGCGTGACGCAGATGACCATACATCTGCCGCCCCTGTCCGAACGAACCGACTTCCAACAGATCGCCAAGGCGATGATGGCAGGAATATCGCCTTCTCATCAGCTTGGACATGCTGCGCTGGCGCAGCTCGAGAAGCTGAGCAGACCGCGCAACCTGGTCGATCTGGAAACCCAACTCCGAATCCTCGCCGTGCGCTGTCCGGTCGGTGTGATCCGTGCAGAACAGGTTCAGCGCTATCTGCACACCGGCGGGCAGCAGCCGGACGTCTGCCAGCGCTGTGCGGGCCATGCTGTGCGTGAGGCGAAGTGCCGTGAGATCAACCGTGCTTTCCGGCAATGTGGGTCCAATGTCGCTCT